A region from the Variovorax paradoxus genome encodes:
- a CDS encoding multifunctional CCA addition/repair protein gives MKTYLVGGALRDRLLGRPVSDHDWLVVGATPEEMAARGYLPVGRDFPVFLHPQTREEYALARTERKSAPGYRGFTVHASPDVTLEQDLARRDLTVNAIALPAEFVDADGRFEPDADKLADPFHGRRDLQQRLLRHVTDAFREDPVRILRVARFAARFDDFSVAPETMALMREMVEAGEADALVPERVWQELARGLMETRPSRMFEVLRACGALAVLLPEVDRLWGVPQPEAHHPEVDSGVHLMMVIDTSARLQASLPVRFACLMHDLGKGTTEPELLPRHIGHEKRSAELLRAVCDRWRVPVEIRELAEVVAREHGNIHRSGELAPAALVRLLERCDAFRKPARFADVLLACECDARGRLGFEDRPYPQRERLLGVLATAAGVPTDAVASAAQQSGAAGPQIGEAIHRARIEAVAASLG, from the coding sequence ATGAAAACCTATCTCGTCGGCGGCGCGCTACGCGACCGGCTGCTCGGGCGGCCGGTGTCGGACCACGACTGGCTCGTGGTGGGCGCCACGCCCGAGGAAATGGCGGCGCGCGGCTACCTGCCCGTGGGGCGCGACTTTCCGGTGTTCCTGCACCCGCAGACCCGCGAGGAATACGCGCTGGCCCGCACCGAACGCAAGAGCGCGCCGGGCTACCGCGGCTTCACCGTGCACGCCTCGCCCGACGTCACGCTCGAGCAGGACCTGGCGCGACGCGACCTCACGGTCAACGCCATCGCGCTGCCGGCGGAGTTCGTGGATGCCGACGGCCGCTTCGAGCCCGACGCCGACAAGCTCGCCGACCCCTTCCACGGCCGGCGCGACCTTCAGCAACGGCTGCTGCGCCATGTCACCGATGCCTTTCGCGAAGACCCGGTGCGCATCCTGCGGGTGGCGCGCTTCGCGGCGCGCTTCGACGATTTTTCCGTCGCGCCCGAAACCATGGCCCTGATGCGCGAGATGGTCGAAGCCGGCGAAGCCGATGCGCTGGTGCCCGAGCGCGTCTGGCAGGAGCTGGCGCGCGGGCTCATGGAAACCCGCCCGTCGCGCATGTTCGAGGTGCTGCGCGCCTGCGGGGCGCTGGCGGTGCTGCTGCCCGAGGTCGACCGGCTCTGGGGCGTGCCGCAGCCCGAGGCCCATCATCCCGAAGTGGACAGCGGCGTGCACCTGATGATGGTCATCGACACCAGCGCCAGGCTGCAGGCTTCGCTGCCGGTGCGCTTCGCCTGCCTGATGCACGACCTCGGCAAGGGCACGACCGAGCCCGAGCTGCTGCCGCGCCACATCGGCCACGAGAAGCGCAGCGCCGAACTGCTGCGCGCGGTGTGCGATCGCTGGCGCGTGCCGGTCGAGATCCGCGAACTGGCCGAGGTGGTGGCACGCGAGCACGGCAACATCCACCGCAGCGGCGAGCTCGCGCCGGCGGCGCTGGTGCGCCTGCTGGAGCGCTGCGATGCGTTTCGCAAGCCGGCGCGCTTTGCCGACGTGCTGCTGGCGTGCGAGTGCGATGCCCGCGGCCGGCTCGGCTTCGAAGACCGGCCCTACCCGCAGCGCGAACGGCTGCTCGGGGTGCTGGCCACGGCGGCCGGCGTGCCCACCGATGCCGTGGCAAGCGCGGCGCAGCAATCCGGTGCCGCGGGACCGCAGATCGGCGAGGCGATCCATCGCGCACGCATCGAGGCCGTGGCGGCATCGCTGGGCTGA
- a CDS encoding OmpW/AlkL family protein, translating to MKKTMLALTAMGALASGSAWAQNAGDWVVGAGWLHFAPQDSSKPLTLTAPVRSVLAGSGASIKDSDTLGLSAVYFVDSHWAVEGVFGIPPKFKLNGTGTLARVGELGEARQWSPTILGKYYFNEGNAALRPFVGLGATYVWYSDIQLTPGLQGALGSQLRQRPLSTSTTAKLDSSFAPVLNAGVAYQIDKHWGVSFSVSYIPLKTKAKLTTTTITGLPVATSEARLKLNPIVTYLSATYRF from the coding sequence ATGAAGAAAACAATGCTCGCGCTGACGGCAATGGGCGCGCTGGCATCCGGGAGCGCATGGGCGCAAAACGCTGGAGACTGGGTTGTCGGCGCGGGTTGGCTTCATTTCGCGCCGCAGGATTCGAGCAAGCCGCTCACGCTGACGGCACCGGTGCGCAGCGTGCTGGCCGGTTCCGGCGCGTCGATCAAGGATTCAGACACGCTGGGCCTGAGTGCCGTTTATTTTGTCGACAGCCACTGGGCTGTCGAGGGCGTGTTCGGCATTCCGCCGAAGTTCAAGCTCAACGGCACCGGCACGCTGGCGCGCGTGGGCGAACTCGGTGAAGCGCGCCAATGGAGCCCCACCATCCTCGGCAAGTATTACTTCAACGAGGGCAATGCCGCACTGCGTCCGTTCGTGGGCCTGGGAGCGACCTATGTCTGGTACAGCGACATCCAGCTGACGCCGGGGCTCCAGGGCGCGCTGGGCAGCCAGCTGCGCCAGCGGCCGCTTTCCACCTCGACCACCGCCAAGCTCGACAGCTCGTTCGCGCCCGTGCTCAACGCCGGCGTGGCCTACCAGATCGACAAGCACTGGGGCGTGTCGTTCTCGGTCTCCTACATTCCGCTCAAGACCAAGGCCAAGCTCACGACCACCACGATCACCGGCCTGCCGGTTGCCACCAGCGAGGCCCGGCTCAAGCTGAATCCGATCGTGACCTATCTTTCGGCGACCTACCGCTTCTAA